The following proteins come from a genomic window of Euwallacea fornicatus isolate EFF26 chromosome 9, ASM4011564v1, whole genome shotgun sequence:
- the Hs2st gene encoding heparin sulfate O-sulfotransferase: MLTLKFKVFLILIFVSAVFTIFQLQIIRLQERIQSLENLAKKPDKVLLNSPGAATNNSENIVLLYNRVPKTGSTSFVGVAYDLCKKSQYHVLHVNVTGNGHVLSLNNQIKFVSNVTEWDAIKPALYHGHFAYIDFNKFGAPKPLYINILRRPLDRFISYYYFLRYGDNFRPHLVRKKAGNTMTFDECVKKGLPECDPSAMWLQVPFFCGHAANCWKPGNKWALTEAKKNLVNNYFLVGVTEELDDFISVLEVSLPRMFKGALDHFVQSNKSHLRQTVQKDLPSGETVNKFKQNQVWQMENEFYEFALDNFHFTRRQTLKNRLQSFMYEKIRPR; encoded by the exons ATGCTAActcttaaatttaaagtatttcTTATTCTAATTTTTGTCAGTGCTGTCTTCACAATATTccaactccaaatcataagattacAAGAGAGAATTCAAAGTCTAG agAATCTTGCCAAAAAGCCTGATAAGGTGCTACTCAATTCTCCAGGTGCAGCAACaaataattctgaaaatattgtaCTATTGTATAACAGGGTACCAAAAACTGGATCTACAAGCTTTGTGGGAGTAGCTTATGATCTTTGCAAAAAAAGTCAATATCATGTTTTACATGTTAATGTAACTGGAAATGGTCATGTTTTGTCCTTGAACAAtcaaattaagtttgtttCTAATGTTACTGAATGGGATGCAATAAAACCAGCCTTATATCATGGACATTTTGCTTACATAGATTTTAACAA ATTTGGGGCCCCAAAACCTCTGTACATAAACATTCTTCGCAGACCATTAGATAGATTCATTTCTTACTActattttttaagatatgGTGACAATTTCAGACCACATTTAGTAAGAAAAAAAGCGGGAAATACAATG ACATTTGATGAATGTGTCAAAAAGGGACTTCCTGAATGTGATCCGAGTGCAATGTGGCTTCAAGTACCATTCTTTTGTGGTCATGCAGCAAACTGCTG gAAGCCTGGAAACAAATGGGCCCTAACAGAGGCCAAAAAGAAccttgtaaataattatttcttagTAGGAGTAACAGAAGAATTGGACGATTTTATATCTGTATTAGAGGTATCATTGCCAAGAATGTTTAAAGGTGCTTTAGACCATTTTGTCCAGAGCAATAAATCCCATCTCAGACAGACAGTACAGAAGGATTTACCTTCAGGAgaaactgtaaataaatttaaacaaaatcaagTTTGGCAAATGGAGAACGAATTTTACGAGTTCGCATtggataattttcattttaccaGGCgccaaacattaaaaaatagattACAAAGTTTTATGTATGAAAAAATACGTCCTAGGTAG
- the LOC136341125 gene encoding SANT and BTB domain regulator of class switch recombination, whose product MEVKKQESNINNGLTFVKAEVIPDLDKDHITISEFLNFLKTAYQLHGPIEGILMEGSMYEAVKWLKSKEAEFASKGDSPGLETSDMLLQKSTSDEKEQKTDLRKKTSCEVGPDSDVLKEKLIEVLSEGLLDSVLPYLVHNTQTLKKSTLHMKLPEKNPHQTVFPASNDRLARRKSTGDAASSVSKGIVTKSESEVEIHVCDEVKNLKKTFICDERLLIEKMGYFAEVTLGQKLEDMDISVHCDINIFEWLMQWVKKGSLLEADWPQLDSQCVIPILVSAAFLQMEPLLQDCLLYCHEHMNEILRTSTNLSCLNDSVLTRLAAMYTNTEVECIKDRKDKIQSRLFAKLIQSLGEPEPESVRGHWCSLARIFRCEKCQQLITPHFAAKIPCVPSCMRLQPDGCIVSLHTRDQNWNINDYIMKLHDSLKTWRKVYWRLWGDAHFLYCTVCKRYFPANQISWCQYHPDAPQFFTLDAQKAPLPIGRYPCCGERAYRFQLLENYSACQFRQHCVSVEDVRQSAISSMLESYKQLIEEEPPELLFPERLTRLVARDVNPSSEKFICKETFWWDGFEIVPPRPTMGLLTSFASRTGVGDVESVSSDESTTEENTEEETASSNSLESEEGSTESNPPPKKTLINKCKKRGNGKLWQHNLSARSNQDIQRAYEESMLKDMALILNKKMLNEGPRNTKNISRSNGALGGLWMRLEAEWRESLNQKEMLLKPKNINPVRVNKPRSKF is encoded by the coding sequence ATGGAAGTGAAAAAACAAGAAAGTAATATCAACAATGGACTAACTTTTGTTAAAGCAGAGGTCATCCCGGACCTAGATAAAGATCACATAACTATAAGCGAATTCCTTAACTTTCTCAAAACCGCGTATCAGTTACACGGGCCAATTGAGGGTATTCTCATGGAAGGAAGCATGTACGAAGCGGTTAAATGGCTCAAATCCAAGGAAGCTGAGTTTGCTTCGAAAGGTGATAGCCCGGGTCTAGAAACATCAGACATGCTGCTTCAGAAATCCACCTCAGACGAAAAAGAACAGAAAacagatttaagaaaaaaaacttcatgtgAAGTAGGACCAGATTCAGATGTTTTGAAAGAGAAGTTAATTGAGGTTCTTTCGGAGGGACTGTTGGATTCGGTTCTCCCATACCTGGTGCATAATACCCAAACCTTGAAGAAAAGCACACTTCATATGAAACTTCCAGAGAAAAACCCGCACCAGACAGTTTTTCCTGCATCCAATGACCGATTGGCTCGTAGAAAATCTACAGGCGATGCTGCCAGCTCTGTAAGCAAGGGGATCGTTACGAAATCCGAATCTGAAGTGGAAATACATGTCTGCGATGAGGTGAAAAACTTGAAGAAAACTTTCATTTGCGATGAAAGGCTTTTAATTGAGAAGATGGGCTATTTTGCTGAGGTGACTTTAGGGCAAAAGTTGGAAGATATGGACATATCAGTGCACTGcgacattaatattttcgaatggCTTATGCAATGGGTGAAAAAAGGCTCCCTTCTCGAAGCTGATTGGCCGCAGTTGGACTCCCAATGTGTGATCCCTATTTTGGTATCAGCAGCTTTCCTGCAAATGGAGCCACTACTTCAGGATTGCTTGCTTTACTGCCACGAGCACATGAATGAAATACTCAGAACCTCTACCAATTTAAGCTGCTTGAATGACTCAGTCCTAACAAGACTTGCTGCAATGTATACAAATACCGAGGTTGAGTGTATTAAGGACCGGAAAGATAAAATTCAGTCGCGCCTCTTTGCTAAATTAATTCAGTCATTAGGAGAGCCAGAACCGGAAAGTGTGAGGGGGCACTGGTGTTCTTTAGCCAGAATTTTCCGTTGTGAGAAGTGCCAACAGCTGATAACTCCTCATTTTGCTGCAAAGATACCTTGCGTTCCATCCTGCATGCGATTGCAACCCGATGGGTGTATTGTGAGTCTCCATACTAGAGATCAAAACTGGAATATCAATGACTACATCATGAAGTTGCATGACTCTCTTAAAACATGGAGGAAAGTTTACTGGAGACTTTGGGGGGACGCGCATTTTCTTTATTGTACGGTGTGTAAGAGATATTTCCCGGCCAATCAAATTAGTTGGTGTCAATATCATCCTGATGCCCCACAGTTCTTCACCCTAGACGCCCAAAAGGCTCCTCTGCCAATAGGCCGTTATCCATGTTGCGGAGAAAGAGCTTACAGATTTCAACTTTTGGAGAACTACTCTGCCTGCCAATTCAGGCAGCACTGTGTCAGTGTTGAAGATGTAAGGCAATCGGCCATCTCCAGTATGTTGGAAAGCTACAAGCAACTGATAGAAGAAGAACCCCCAGAATTGCTTTTTCCAGAAAGGCTTACAAGATTAGTAGCCCGGGACGTAAACCCAAGCTCAGAAAAATTTATCTGCAAGGAAACTTTCTGGTGGGATGGATTTGAAATTGTTCCACCAAGACCTACAATGGGTCTCTTAACATCCTTTGCTAGTCGCACAGGAGTTGGAGACGTGGAGTCAGTATCATCTGATGAGAGCACTACAGAGGAAAACACAGAAGAAGAAACAgcatcttcaaattctttaGAAAGCGAAGAAGGGAGTACAGAAAGTAACCCTCCTCCTAAAAAGACACTCATCAATAAATGCAAGAAACGAGGGAATGGAAAGTTGTGGCAGCACAATTTGTCCGCAAGAAGTAATCAAGACATTCAGCGAGCGTACGAGGAATCTATGCTGAAAGATATGGCCctaattttgaacaaaaagatGTTGAATGAGGGCCCAAGGAATACTAAAAACATATCGCGAAGTAATGGAGCTTTGGGAGGGTTGTGGATGAGGCTTGAAGCAGAATGGAGGGAATCTTTAAATCAGAAAGAGATGCTATTAAAACCGAAAAATATTAATCCTGTAAGGGTGAATAAACCACggtcaaagttttaa